The sequence below is a genomic window from Montipora capricornis isolate CH-2021 chromosome 14, ASM3666992v2, whole genome shotgun sequence.
CGTAAGGAGTTCGCGCTCGGTTTCAGTTGTTGCGTGGTTCGTAATAGCTGGTATGAGGACTTCGCTTATCGCACGCTCCAAAGGCTCTAACAAGTCGGTAATATCGGGCAGTGTCCTTAAGAAATACGTCCATCGGTGCCGTAGCCCAAAAGTGAACGCTGCATAGCTCGCCTGAGGTTGTGATAAGGCGAACTCTGCAAGTTTGGTGACCTGGTTTACCCAGTCTTCTACCTTCTCGCCCACGTACCCTTCCAGAAATGACCTCGATCCAAGAGCTGCACCTAGGTGCTTGTGGCCTTCAGAGGTGATGTTAATCGCTGTGTCACCAAATACCTGCATAGCAGCGTGTTCTTTATCAGGTTTAATGATCAACGAGCACTTTTTTGCATTGGGGAAGTACCCTAACGCCGGACCACTCTCATATAGCTCGTCCCACCATTTCCGCACATCTTTCAGAGAACCACTTCCCGTTGCATCGTCAGCAAACCAACACTGTTTAGCTGAGCCTGAGACGTGTAGACGCGTTATCAGTGGCTGGAGACTAATGGCGTACATGCTCATAGCGAGAGGGTCCCCCTGTGTGGTGCCTTCCGCTGATTTAAGTTCTTGGCCGCCTATAATAAAGAGCCTCGCAGGCCGTCTGTAGGTGTTAATCGCATAAGTAGCTATGGTTGGACATAGCACTCTTGTATTGTGCAACGCAGCAGCTCTGTTCAGGGCATTAAAGGCATTTGAGGCGTCAACAAGAAGAACAGCGTCCGTGTCATCAGCGTCGAAAATATTGCGCATTGCATGAATGGCAGCCTCACTCCCACTTTTATGGCCTGCGCATGCCTGCAGCGAGCCACTTGCGTCAACGACATCTGGTTTTGTTACTCTCAACACGCACTTCGCAATTATCCTCCGTATTACTTCACCAACCCCAATCGGCCGGACCGCGCCCTCTCCTTTGTCAAGTGGAATCAGACGATTGGCTAAAATTGCCTCGATACtaagaaagtcaacaaattcCGTGCACAGTCGTCTGGTCATTGTAGCTATAGCTGTGCACAGATCGGACCCAGATTTCTTGAAAGATTTGCACGCAAGTATTCTTCTAAAGCCATTGGCGTCTACACCCGAAGGTCCGCCAGAGCCTTTAGTCCTTAAAGCAGCGTCACGAACCATCTGCCCATTGATCTGGTAGTACACTGTATCTGGAACTTCTTCGATTGGTCCAAAGAGtagagatataataataataataataataataataataataataataataataataataataataataatatatagatttagccaagcctaaaagcggattagtgaaaatgaaaggctttggaactgtccgccttttggttttcccggaaattgcttaattatgtcactttcttcgctgcctaactagtgaattccacggttaatttcacccgaaaaaccgactgatcgcataaatcactaagggatgagtgtgttatcggtttttccagcgaaatctactgttgaattcaccagttaggcaattattttttcttgaatcgcaagagtttgaaaagaaaacaagcaaatcctcagcaagcgaacggaaaaggaaagaaaccatttcagactcgaccgtcaaaagccagcgaataggaatcacgctaaaattagaaatcacagacgtaatatatctcgtgatgtgacagatcgtactttatttattccactttatctgtGAAAaggagatcatttacattttgatgtacttcattgaaacacgccagcttggcttagaaccagaatcggctagaaaggacaaacttcaaacaagatctccaacaaattacctgtacgtgctctaaacaaacttctgaaaacacaagctggtaatatttctccttactttttgcgagaactcagtgcgattacatgtgttgaacacaagtgcaaaattttcttgtcactgtcgaggcacataaaaaacaattaggcaagcggagtaaaaacttcttgttcgctcgcattttaaagccaaacaaaccagcaaaaggtcgattatttctgtccgaaaaaagtacagatgattgttatttaattccagttaaaaataaaaattcgagtttcattcctgagcaaaggaaaaaacgactaaacaactttttggaaatatgcatccagttgaaataactcatccgtagaaataacaaacggtttagtgtccaagaaaaaaatttgtggagtaacttcttccaccaactttaagctattactgatgtaccgttttgtcgttctcgttctctttctctctcctttcgtttctgcccttctgtcataggccgtccaggcatcttgcaacttgaataactacgtagccaccagtgtgtcctgaccacagctatattatgttaaacctggactgaaaccagcgaaaaatgcaagaaaaatatattttccaaaccgtatctgaacacgaaaagcatcgactgtcaagagctttgctgacgtagcatggctgcttagccgcgtcgagccacagaaagagggCGAAAagtaagcctcgatcaagtgtgtgtgtgtgtctgatggcttgagcctgcgatccaatcaacaaccagtccctgggcagcggtgaacttaaaaaaaacagctgacctcgataaggtctatcttgagcccgctatatggtcacgtgatactggtcagcggataccttgttttgacaggtgttaattgaccataacattgatgtccaatatgaaagatgtatgctgtaaactagttacaatGTCAAATAGAgcattgcctcctggatgagctctaaacttgagcccgtgatatggttacgtgtactggtcacattggcatacatgaaggggcggacggacgtacgtacgtatgtaggtacgtacgttgtacgtacgtacggatgttcatgacgtcatggctataaaaccaaattttctcacatcgatgggttaccatgttttcttaagtatggtgctccgcgcgcgcgcgcgcgccttcggcgcgcgcggagctccgttaataataatactaataataaaaataataataataataataataataataataatgataatactaatactaatagtaatagtaatagtgatAATTAAcgattattggacgaggttgagcaaaatatcgtgatttgtcagtgtctcgcagatcaattattttgcgataaccgaggtcaataattgttttatcattcgatcactgAGTAATGGCACCATTACaaggacaaaatacatgtacatcgaatgataataataattattaatacttATGTAGCGCCTACACAGTTCTGCTCTTAGCGCTTCACAAAATTGAGGAATAGATTAAAAAGTAAAGCAATATTTATATCGCTAAGGACAACGGGCCTTTTAAAAAAGATAGgtcttttgatttgatttcaaaaTACTTAAATTATCACATGAGTGGATGCTATCGGCAAACTGTTCCAGAGTTAACGTTGGAAGGAAGGCACAGCAAAGGCTCGAGACCCATAAGCAGAAGCGGCTCATTGAGTTCGTTGGATTCCAGGTAGTCTTGAAGAGGTAGAGATACATTCAATTTTCTCGATGATTTTAGAAATAGGCTTGAGGTTTTAGATTGGCCTATAATTATCATGAACTTCGTGGTGTAGGGAAGGTTTCTTGAGTAATGGCAATAAGACGGCAGTTTTTAGAGAAGCAGGCAGGTGGCCAGATTCCAGGGACAAGTTCACAATCCTGCATAATGTTGGTAGAAGCACACTGAAGTGTTCTTTTAGCAAAAAAGCAGATAGAGCATCCAAAATACAGGATTTCGACAGGATCGAAGTTTGTGAAAATTAAACGTATCCAATGACCGTAGATCATTTATTTAACTAATGTAGTTAGGACCGCGTGTAACAAGTACTTACGAAACAAAGTCATGCTGTTGACTACTAGTTGCAGTACAGTGTCCGAGTATCAATCTCCCTTACCAGTGTGACTGATTAAAGTATCTATTTACGATAGTAGTCttggtgttttttctttctttcttagacACAACGTCACTAATAGCAATTCACGGACGACACAGAAACTGTAATTACGCCAAAAGTCTTTAAACCTTACCCTTTTCTATAGTTTACATTTCGATCTAAATTTTCTGGTTGCACGATTAATTTCGCAGTTCTTTTAAGGGTAATTAGTTACGTAACAGTGATGAAATggcatatgaaatgaatcatatatgaactgcggatatgaaatcaagtgaagctatgatcttcgcagttatgagcccaatttttgcaattgcgtagagaagcctgaaaatttcaggacttcaacggggtttgaacccgtgacctcgcgattccggtgcgacgctctaaccaactgagctatgaagccactgacgttaggcGCTGGgctctaatggtcccgtgaggaatgaatcaatgatgaaatggtatatgaaatgaatcatatatgaactgcggatatgaaatcaagtgaagctatgatcttcgcagttatgagcgcagtttttgcaattgcgtagggaagcctgaaaaattcaggacttcaacggggtttgaacccgtcacctcgcgattccggtgcgacgctctaaccaactgagctgttcatttacgcatttatgcatttcgaataaacgatgaaggtgcaattgattgtgcgtctctacgcaaattgcattattgtatgtctctaatacgccattgattgtcacactatgcaattgattttctattggtgttgatgattaaccattgcgcgagattgacGCAACACCATTAGAAAATGAATTGCATACTATGGAaatcaatggcgtattagagacataaTCATGCAATTTGCttagagacgcacaatcaattgcaccttcacacaatcgtttattcgaaatggTCAGTCATTAACgttcccaaatcatccattaaggtccaattttttccgctcgggattcggaaatCGGAACAATCGGTTCCCATGttatagaaaggaacacattttaggaccaatagttctcaaatcaaccattaaggaccaatttgttccgctcgggcttcggaactcggaacaattggttcccctttcAGCAATAAGTAATAACAAGTACTATCAAAGCACGTTCcgaattcatcaaaaggaacacaaaaaagaagagcaatctgttctcgcttttcaaggggggaccgttccagaatcaagaaaaggaacgcctttgaaaaacaaaatgccgaaattttgctttacgaaatacaacactcaactcgaaaaagaaaacaaaaatgaaatttgggaaatgttacAGATACATAGACAGTTTATTGTGTCAATACCTAGCAGCCCAAGGGTTGAATTGCGTATTTACGAACTAGTTAATTATATactataaaaataattttaaaatataaataaatattaaattacaagtattttgttttaaaaatttataCTAACTGTACTTTATACTCGAGGTCATcataaaagtgttcttaaagCGGTTCGTCTTAAGCTTGGGAATCTTCAAGGGTCGATTGTGTCACTGGTACTAAGTTGCTTAGCTTGTTATCGTTGTCATTGATAATGCTGAtaaaatgtctttctgcaaatggCTTCACAATAAGAATCGACCGTAGGGATATTTGCATGCTCAGAGGCATCACTGTACAATATCCCTGGATATATAACTACCAATGCCCTTTTCTGTACCTGTTCTATTTCGTACTTGAGATACAAGGGCAGAGCTTGACAAAATACTCGGGTACGGCATACGCCAAGACATATCTTATACAAGTGCGATAAAACAATAACGAGTCAGAATTAGGTAACTTTGCTCTTTTGAGCTGCACCAAAAAATACAAACGCTGAGCTGCTTCCTTCACAATCTCATTAACATGGCTGTTCCATCTTAGATCACTTGATATTGTCACCCCAAGGAGTTTAGCGGACTAGACGCATTCAAGTGCCTCACCGTTTAGAACTATGGGGTCAAattttgcctcttttttttcattaacttgATTTAACTTTATTTACCTTCTTTTGCCTATTTACAAAAGctataaatgaaataaactaAACAGAAATCTCTACTAAAgggtaaatgtaatttaaaCAAAAGCTAAACTTAAGCAGTTGGCAAGAAGTTTGGAtaacctttctttctttctttttttccacaaTGATTTTTTACAAAAGGTTATTTTAAGTAGACAAGTAAGAATAGTAGAGATTAAAGTGAAACTGTTTGACTAAGTAAATAAACTACGGTTAAATAATTGTGGACTCAATTATAGTCCAAAATTTATTCCCTCGAGCATTTCCATTTTTCCTTGaacaaatttgaattgtttaatTTAAGAGAGATATATTTTTCGATTTGATATTTATTGATCAAACTTCTTTTGAAGTGGCTCAAACATGGTTTTATTTCTTTGCAACGGCATGTCCACAAAGACGATTttcctaaaataaaaatttggttttatcaacggagttgataatgtaaattggccaccgtacggagattctaaaagatgacgtttcgagcgttagcccctgGTCAGAGCGAGTCCAAGTATTCGcgctgacgaagggctaacgagTGCAACTCCgttgacaaaaccaaatttttgtatactacttccccaccgacgcagcacctcagtttctttagaaacaacCCCCTTCTTTCCTAAAATAAGTATATAATTCAGTAGATCCATCTTTTCCTCTGAGAACCCTAATATAATATCGCGGTATTCTTCATCACTAACCGCAATTCCTCGATGCTATTTTCCGGCTGCCGTTCTCAAATCgcttgaaattgtttccttCATATTTTTCCTACCCTTTAGCAGAGGTTTAAGTCTATAAAAAGCAATTATATATGTTTGCACATACGAACCAAGTAAGGCCCTTCACTAAGGCAGCAATTTTTGCGAGTAAGCTGTAAAATTGAGCCGGGATATGGTAACGTGATGCTGgtacattggcatacatggcgGGGTGGACATACGTATGGACGGACGGTCGCAATAACATcataccaaattttctcgcatcgataggttaccaatattttctttaaagctcCGCTCGGGCTCCTTCAGCGCGCGGAGATCCGCTAATACACAAGCAAATCGATAGAGAAATGTTTCttcatttacaagcagaaaactTTAATTCGTGCACTATTAAGTTCTTTTATAATGAGTTCATTAAACGTTCTCGATTTGGATTAAACAAGAGAATGCACAGTACcggctttaaggacggtgcctactaattatagatatttttgccccggtgtctgattatgcaggaaatgtagatcttaacaagtgttattgaaatccaaaaagaaattgggggtaaccacgcatttttcaaaaataattcatgaataatatttgtaaaaagccttaaaatacaaagcaatgtatggcgttctttctcaaattgaagcttaattatctctcaaaaatgcatggatacccccaattttctttttggatagcaagagtacttactaagatatacctttttccggatagttttaaaccgcgcaaaaatatccctgtgttagtaagcatcaccgatagaaaatccgagtatctcgagatgcgcagaacgtatgcgcaataacaatagtaggcaccgtccttaattcctCGTAGTCTGTAGCGTAGTCCGAAATGAGTAACTTACGAATACTGTAGCTAGACGTGCGTTCGAGTAAAAGCGGCAAAGTCAAATAACAGTATTTTTGCTATTTTCAATAAAAACTACTTAAAAGCTTTAAAGGAAGGCTAGTACATATAAGATCTAGAGAATTCGTTGCATCTGGATGAGTTTTTCAGAGCTGACTAAACGTTTTTCATAACTGACCGGagtttgaaaatatatttacactGTGCGTACAAGGGATCAACATCCCTATCAGTTGCTACATAAAGTGCTGTTCTGACAGTTGTCACTGGGTAACTcacttaaatttaaaatatagtACTCAAGGTATGCAAAATTGACATTCCCAACGACCTAACGAAGAAAAATAGAGGTGAGCCACTGATCAGGGTTTTGAATAATCGGGCAGTAATCTCGCTGTTGCCGTATGCGCTATTTAATGAGTATGAGTCAACATTTGAGCGTATCTacttttagaacgccacgagttcttcggttCTGCCTGCACTGTTTagtatgaccaatcagaataaaggtattgtcaaacgaagaaaaaaatagcaCAAACAATTTATACAAATTaggcaaattgatgtaaatgtgaatttcctgctgaagggttagttctaaaGGTAGAAAGATACACGCAAAGGTTGTCCTAAGGATATAGTGCATAGGGAGGGTCCTTTTCATGGACTCCTGTTTTTCTCTGAATTTTATAATTGAGAAAACATTGGCAACAAAgtatgcaaaaaaaattgttagcccccctccccctcccccctccctgtATATCCCTATGC
It includes:
- the LOC138031499 gene encoding uncharacterized protein, which translates into the protein MTRRLCTEFVDFLSIEAILANRLIPLDKGEGAVRPIGVGEVIRRIIAKCVLRVTKPDVVDASGSLQACAGHKSGSEAAIHAMRNIFDADDTDAVLLVDASNAFNALNRAAALHNTRVLCPTIATYAINTYRRPARLFIIGGQELKSAEGTTQGDPLAMSMYAISLQPLITRLHVSGSAKQCWFADDATGSGSLKDVRKWWDELYESGPALGYFPNAKKCSLIIKPDKEHAAMQVFGDTAINITSEGHKHLGAALGSRSFLEGYVGEKVEDWVNQVTKLAEFALSQPQASYAAFTFGLRHRWTYFLRTLPDITDLLEPLERAISEVLIPAITNHATTETERELLTLPVRLGGLGQIMEQVHQTPDVSEVKTLQISARKEKDECMDERLKRVRTSLPTGTKRTVELTTEKGASNWLTVIPIKDLNFNLNKREFRDAISLRYDWEITDTPKVCVCGDRFNVDHAMVCRRGGFIIQRHNELRDLEAEMLSMVCNDVEIEPVLQEINGETLNRGANRAPDARLDISARGFWERQRTAFFDVRVCHPNACSYRDLSPKEIYRQHENEKKRQYASRVMEVEQGTFTPLVFTTTGGMAEECKRYHSRLAEPLAIKKGEDYASTVSWLRAKVSFAILRSALLCLRGSRGRRRNVDLQETDIRIENVTARIS